A part of Salvelinus sp. IW2-2015 linkage group LG16, ASM291031v2, whole genome shotgun sequence genomic DNA contains:
- the LOC111976043 gene encoding E3 ubiquitin-protein ligase RNF170, with amino-acid sequence MNQTMHTSHSSHPRCDPLPEVTVGQGHLGSSSEHTQDRTSLKHVTYSKNSSQICPSAGHRDWLCPVCLHTASFPVQTNCGHLFCAPCLISYWRHGSWLDAISCPLCRQKVKVLCRLFSKGCSDSKEREVLGEITDYNKRYSGAPRKVTDYLCDTPLFLQLLIRRLGTMGGLVCLFFLRVALCCLGTVVSLASPPLDAPPSLPGLLGVLDDLVVVFLLLICVININQQMAPDSGNSSAHTGGRPVQ; translated from the exons ATGAATCAGACCATGCACACCTCACACAGCTCTCATCCCAG ATGTGACCCTCTGCCTGAGGTCACAGTGGGTCAGGGTCACCTAGGATCGTcctcagaacacacacaggatcGAACATCCCTCAAACATGTGACCTACAGCAAG aACTCCTCTCAGATCTGTCCATCCGCGGGCCACAGAGACTGGCTCTGCCCTGTATGTCTACATACTGCCAGTTTCCCCGTACAGACCAACTGTGGCCATCTCTTCTGTG ctCCCTGTCTGATCTCCTACTGGAGACATGGGTCCTGGCTGGACGCCATAAGCTGCCCTCTGTGTAGACAAAAG gtcAAGGTCCTGTGTCGTCTGTTCAGTAAGGGTTGTTCAGACAGTAAAGAGAGGGAGGTTCTGGgagaaatcacagactacaacaaACGCTACTCAGGAGCCCCTCGAAAG GTGACAGACTACCTGTGTGACACGCCCCTGTTCCTGCAGCTGCTAATCCGCCGCCTGGGCACCATGGGGGGGCTAGTGTGCCTCTTCTTCCTCCGGGTGGCACTTTGCTGTCTGGGGACTGTGGTGTCCCTCGCCTCACCTCCTCTGGACGCTCCACCCTCCCTGCCTGGCCTCCTGGGGGTCCTGGATGACCTGGTGGTGGTTTTCCTGCTGCTCATCTGTGTTATCAATATCAACCAGCAGATGGCACCAGATAGTGGGAACTCCTCAGCGCACACAGGGGGTAGGCCTGTTCAGTAA